A genomic region of Friedmanniella luteola contains the following coding sequences:
- a CDS encoding alpha/beta fold hydrolase, with protein sequence MTLSYVRRGSGSPLLLVHGLGAGWRSWSPLMDELAERREVVAVDLPGFGNTPPLTGEVSIATLTDSVAEFIREQGLDGVATVGQSMGGRIVLELARRGVGGDTVSLDPGGFWSDRERLVFGATLRPSISLVRALRGRLPSLLDSTVGRTLLLAQFSARPWALSRETVLPDLSGLADAPSTNAAMDALTKGPKQRGAPAGTVPGRVTIGWGRRDLVTVPRQAARATELFPDAVLHWFERCGHFPQWDAPHEAARLILGGTN encoded by the coding sequence GTGACGTTGAGTTACGTGAGACGCGGAAGCGGCAGCCCGCTGTTGCTGGTGCACGGTCTAGGCGCAGGATGGCGATCTTGGTCCCCGCTGATGGACGAACTGGCGGAGCGCCGCGAAGTGGTGGCCGTCGACCTACCGGGGTTCGGCAACACGCCACCCTTGACCGGCGAGGTCTCGATCGCCACTTTGACCGACTCTGTCGCCGAGTTCATCCGCGAGCAGGGGCTGGACGGGGTCGCCACAGTCGGCCAGTCGATGGGCGGCCGAATCGTGCTCGAGCTCGCGCGGCGGGGAGTCGGCGGCGACACCGTGTCCCTAGACCCAGGCGGCTTCTGGAGCGACCGAGAACGCCTCGTGTTCGGCGCCACGCTGCGACCGTCGATCTCCTTGGTCCGAGCGCTGCGCGGAAGGTTGCCGTCACTGCTTGACAGCACCGTAGGCAGAACTTTGCTGTTGGCGCAGTTCTCGGCGCGACCCTGGGCGCTCTCGCGAGAGACCGTGCTGCCGGACCTGAGCGGGCTGGCTGACGCCCCGTCGACGAACGCCGCCATGGACGCCCTGACCAAAGGGCCCAAGCAGCGGGGCGCCCCGGCGGGCACAGTGCCCGGCCGGGTCACGATCGGTTGGGGGCGTCGTGACTTGGTGACGGTGCCTAGACAGGCCGCACGTGCCACGGAGTTGTTCCCCGACGCCGTTCTGCATTGGTTCGAGCGGTGCGGTCACTTTCCGCAATGGGACGCACCGCACGAAGCGGCCCGGCTGATCCTGGGCGGCACCAATTGA
- a CDS encoding class E sortase: MLALLVPVCAVAPWAISWQAPVANPSADPSAVIKQAVAAQGPKKRVPVAPSAAVVAALSKELADPAGQGYDKPVSSKQAAAVRTTPGRYQTVGRIQIPRIGLDVAYGEGVHESVLERGPGHWPGTALPGGAGTAVLSGHRNTHTAPFKELDMLRPGDKIRVSVGKGKPTTFRVLDTTIVPEAKYPAFVLKPAKDPASRNLTVFACHPEGHPIFRIVVRASTTGPVKKSDEGGR; encoded by the coding sequence GTGCTGGCGCTGCTGGTCCCGGTGTGCGCGGTGGCCCCGTGGGCGATTTCCTGGCAGGCGCCGGTGGCGAATCCCTCGGCTGATCCGTCGGCGGTGATCAAGCAGGCGGTAGCGGCGCAGGGGCCGAAGAAGCGAGTGCCGGTGGCGCCCTCGGCCGCGGTGGTTGCGGCGTTGTCCAAGGAGCTCGCGGACCCGGCCGGTCAGGGCTACGACAAGCCGGTGTCGTCAAAGCAGGCGGCCGCGGTGCGGACGACTCCGGGCCGGTACCAGACGGTCGGCCGCATCCAGATCCCGCGGATCGGGTTGGACGTCGCCTACGGCGAGGGCGTGCACGAGTCGGTGCTGGAGCGCGGCCCCGGCCACTGGCCAGGGACCGCACTGCCTGGCGGCGCCGGCACCGCGGTGCTGTCGGGGCACCGCAACACCCACACCGCGCCGTTCAAGGAGCTGGACATGCTGCGGCCGGGCGACAAGATCCGCGTCTCGGTCGGCAAGGGCAAGCCGACGACGTTCCGGGTCCTCGACACCACGATCGTGCCGGAGGCGAAGTACCCCGCATTCGTGCTGAAGCCGGCGAAGGACCCCGCGAGCCGCAATCTCACGGTGTTCGCCTGCCATCCCGAGGGCCACCCCATCTTCCGGATCGTGGTGCGGGCCAGCACCACCGGTCCGGTCAAGAAGTCCGACGAGGGCGGGAGGTAG
- a CDS encoding ferritin-like domain-containing protein has protein sequence MNHENLPPTPVDESDPARHVFGGQPVMTFADEGQRRKFLRAAAVVGFGSTLVALSQRDKFALADASANDLEILNYALTLEYLEADFYTKGVKGGALKGRDLELVTPIRDHEQDHVSVLTDTVKSLGGKPAAKPKFTYPDGTFDDKETFLKTASTFEELGVTAYHGQVALIEDGDILAAAASIAGVESRHAAVVADLLGGNPFPSSFEKNKSMKAVLKAAGPFIES, from the coding sequence ATGAACCACGAGAACCTTCCCCCGACTCCCGTCGACGAGTCCGACCCGGCCCGCCACGTGTTCGGCGGCCAGCCGGTGATGACCTTCGCCGACGAGGGCCAGCGCCGCAAGTTCCTCCGGGCGGCCGCCGTCGTCGGCTTCGGCTCGACGCTGGTGGCGCTGTCCCAGCGCGACAAGTTCGCGCTGGCCGACGCCTCAGCCAACGACCTCGAGATCCTGAACTACGCCCTCACCCTGGAGTACCTCGAGGCCGACTTCTACACGAAGGGTGTCAAGGGTGGCGCCTTGAAGGGCCGCGACCTGGAGCTGGTGACTCCGATCCGCGATCACGAGCAGGACCACGTCAGCGTGCTCACCGACACGGTGAAGTCTCTCGGCGGCAAGCCGGCGGCGAAGCCGAAGTTCACGTACCCCGACGGGACCTTTGACGACAAGGAGACCTTCCTGAAGACGGCGTCGACGTTCGAGGAGCTCGGCGTCACCGCCTACCACGGGCAGGTCGCCCTGATCGAGGATGGCGACATCCTCGCCGCCGCTGCCTCCATCGCGGGGGTCGAGTCCCGGCACGCCGCGGTCGTCGCGGACCTGCTGGGCGGCAACCCGTTCCCGTCGTCGTTCGAGAAGAACAAGTCCATGAAGGCCGTGCTCAAGGCCGCCGGCCCGTTCATCGAGTCCTGA
- a CDS encoding ferritin-like domain-containing protein: MINRRDLIKGTAAVIPAAVGLQMLGTKWAFAADDFGGPVDVLNYALTLEYLEAEFYRQGNQADLLTGKAKKYLEDIQKDEEAHVVALKDTITSLGATPVAAPQVDFGSAFKSKASYLETAYTFENLGVSAYLGAAPSLLKEKGLLTAAASIFGVEARHAAILGVLGKKEAEGGVYQGSFEKPATRAAVLKAASPFLVKAQTL; this comes from the coding sequence ATGATCAACCGCAGAGACCTGATCAAGGGCACCGCCGCCGTCATCCCCGCGGCCGTCGGCCTGCAGATGCTGGGCACCAAGTGGGCCTTCGCTGCCGACGACTTCGGCGGACCCGTCGACGTCCTCAACTACGCCCTCACGCTGGAGTACCTGGAGGCGGAGTTCTACCGCCAGGGCAACCAGGCCGACCTGCTCACGGGCAAGGCGAAGAAGTACCTGGAGGACATCCAGAAAGACGAGGAGGCGCACGTCGTCGCCCTGAAGGACACCATCACCAGCCTCGGCGCCACCCCGGTCGCCGCCCCGCAGGTGGACTTCGGGTCGGCGTTCAAGTCGAAGGCCAGCTACCTGGAGACCGCCTACACCTTCGAGAACCTCGGGGTGTCGGCCTACCTCGGCGCTGCCCCGAGCCTGCTGAAGGAGAAGGGGCTGCTGACGGCCGCCGCCAGCATCTTCGGCGTCGAGGCCCGGCACGCCGCCATCCTCGGCGTCCTCGGAAAGAAGGAGGCCGAGGGCGGGGTCTACCAGGGCTCGTTCGAGAAGCCCGCCACCCGGGCAGCGGTCCTCAAGGCCGCCAGCCCGTTCCTCGTCAAGGCGCAGACCCTCTAG
- a CDS encoding Nramp family divalent metal transporter: MVLQTLTAPTSRTALLGRTRLLGPAFVAAVAYVDPGNVATNTTAGATYQYLLLWVLVGATLMAGLIQYLSAKVGWLTGESLPALVGARTRRPVRLAYWVQAELVAVATDIAEIVGGALALQLLFDLPLVAGALVTTTVSTALLYVQRHGQPTFEKVITALLAVVTVGFLAGLVVDPPAAGEAARGLVPRLAGVDSALLAVGMLGATVMPHAVYLHSALVRDRHGRADATNARPVLGAVKADVVLAMVVAGSVNIGMLLLSGSALFGLQLDGLSEVHAAIGAGLGPLVAVLFALALLASGLASTSVGGYAGAVIMDGLLHRRIPLLWRRLATAIPALVLLALGADPTQLLILSQVVLSFGIPFALVPLVRIARDRRLMALVPTRGATIVLTWAVVAAIVALNALLVVLLVLA; the protein is encoded by the coding sequence ATGGTGCTGCAGACACTGACTGCGCCGACTTCCCGAACGGCTCTGCTGGGCCGCACCCGCCTGCTCGGCCCGGCCTTCGTGGCGGCCGTCGCCTACGTCGACCCGGGCAACGTCGCGACCAACACCACCGCCGGGGCCACCTACCAGTACCTGCTGCTCTGGGTCCTGGTCGGCGCCACCTTGATGGCCGGGCTCATCCAGTACCTGTCGGCCAAGGTCGGCTGGCTGACCGGGGAGTCGCTGCCCGCCCTCGTCGGCGCCCGCACCCGCCGTCCGGTGCGGCTCGCCTACTGGGTGCAGGCCGAGCTGGTCGCCGTCGCCACCGACATCGCCGAGATCGTCGGCGGCGCCCTGGCCCTGCAGCTGCTCTTCGACCTGCCGCTGGTGGCCGGCGCCCTGGTCACCACGACCGTCTCCACCGCCCTGCTCTACGTCCAGCGGCACGGCCAGCCCACCTTCGAGAAGGTCATCACCGCCCTGCTGGCCGTGGTCACCGTCGGCTTCCTCGCCGGGCTGGTCGTCGACCCGCCGGCAGCGGGCGAGGCCGCCCGCGGGCTCGTGCCCCGCCTCGCCGGCGTCGACAGCGCCCTGCTGGCCGTCGGCATGCTGGGCGCCACCGTCATGCCGCACGCGGTCTACCTGCACTCGGCGCTGGTCCGTGACCGGCACGGCCGGGCCGACGCGACCAACGCCCGCCCGGTGCTCGGCGCGGTCAAGGCCGACGTGGTGCTGGCCATGGTCGTCGCCGGCAGCGTGAACATCGGGATGCTGCTGCTGTCCGGCAGCGCGCTGTTCGGCCTGCAGCTGGACGGGCTGAGCGAGGTGCACGCGGCGATCGGGGCCGGGCTCGGCCCGCTGGTGGCGGTCCTGTTCGCCCTCGCGCTGCTGGCGTCCGGACTGGCCTCCACCTCGGTCGGCGGCTACGCCGGTGCGGTGATCATGGACGGCCTGCTGCACCGCCGGATCCCGCTGCTCTGGCGCCGCCTCGCCACCGCCATCCCGGCCCTGGTGCTGCTCGCCCTCGGCGCCGACCCCACCCAGCTGCTGATCCTGTCCCAGGTGGTGCTGTCCTTCGGCATCCCCTTCGCCCTGGTCCCGCTGGTCCGGATCGCCCGTGACCGCCGGCTGATGGCCCTGGTCCCCACCCGGGGCGCGACGATCGTCCTCACCTGGGCCGTCGTCGCGGCCATCGTCGCCCTCAACGCCCTGCTGGTGGTCCTGCTCGTCCTGGCCTGA
- a CDS encoding VOC family protein, producing MATYWTIGADADDPAALAAFWAFALDYVLEPGYDDPDGASIVDPAGIGSAIGFLRVPEAKTAKNRFHIDIRVAGEPPWDWTERADLMRATVDRLVTRGGTKVREEFYSEGAGNVLGHVVMLDPEGNEFCVA from the coding sequence ATGGCTACTTACTGGACCATCGGCGCTGACGCCGACGACCCAGCCGCCCTGGCTGCGTTCTGGGCCTTCGCGCTCGACTACGTGCTTGAGCCGGGCTATGACGACCCTGATGGTGCGTCCATCGTCGACCCCGCCGGCATCGGCTCTGCGATCGGGTTCCTGCGCGTACCCGAGGCAAAGACGGCCAAGAACCGCTTCCACATAGATATCCGGGTAGCAGGCGAGCCTCCGTGGGACTGGACTGAGCGCGCTGACCTGATGCGAGCGACGGTCGATCGACTGGTCACTCGTGGTGGCACCAAGGTCCGGGAAGAGTTCTACAGCGAGGGAGCCGGCAACGTGCTAGGTCACGTGGTCATGCTGGATCCCGAGGGCAACGAGTTTTGCGTGGCCTGA
- a CDS encoding nuclear transport factor 2 family protein, with amino-acid sequence MTSGDLATRYLTEVSNERDPERRRKAIEGLFDEAIRYVDQDGPVDGREAFIRRIDDLAALMGPATLFSLKRPAQGVDDLLVFHWQLGTPDDDPVLGGSDVAIVRNGRITRLYAVLD; translated from the coding sequence ATGACCTCAGGAGACCTGGCGACCCGCTACCTGACCGAGGTGTCGAACGAACGCGACCCTGAACGGCGCCGGAAAGCCATCGAAGGCCTCTTCGACGAGGCGATCCGCTACGTCGACCAAGACGGCCCTGTTGATGGCCGTGAGGCGTTCATCAGGCGTATCGATGACCTCGCCGCGTTGATGGGTCCGGCAACGCTCTTCTCGCTGAAGAGACCGGCCCAAGGAGTTGACGACCTCCTGGTCTTCCACTGGCAGCTCGGAACGCCGGACGATGACCCGGTCCTGGGGGGCAGCGACGTCGCCATTGTCCGCAACGGTCGCATCACCCGCCTCTACGCCGTCCTGGACTAG
- a CDS encoding SDR family NAD(P)-dependent oxidoreductase yields the protein MQLNSRRFVDSVVLVTGAAHGIGRACAGRLAAEGARVVVADLDGGEANEVALRLPGDGHRAVALDVTKPESVDEAFQTVGGEGLDVLVNVAGGDTQHGSFEDTGDEVWHQMIQLNLIGVVRCCRAAIPHLRRRSRAAIVNVGSINAHTSLGSEPYSAAKAGVVSLTTNLALSLGPGHIRVNGVAPGTIRTRVWDDQEGGADRLQPLYPLGRVGEPDDIAAAVAFLASDDAAWITGHTLPVDGGFLTNH from the coding sequence GTGCAACTCAACAGCCGCCGCTTCGTCGACTCCGTGGTCCTGGTCACCGGTGCGGCCCACGGCATAGGTCGAGCCTGTGCCGGCCGTCTAGCCGCTGAAGGCGCACGCGTCGTGGTGGCCGACCTCGACGGGGGCGAAGCTAACGAGGTCGCTCTCCGACTTCCCGGTGACGGCCATCGAGCCGTCGCGCTGGACGTCACGAAGCCCGAGTCAGTCGACGAGGCATTCCAAACAGTCGGAGGCGAAGGGCTTGACGTGCTGGTCAACGTCGCCGGGGGCGACACCCAGCACGGGTCGTTCGAAGACACCGGCGACGAGGTGTGGCACCAGATGATCCAACTCAACCTGATTGGGGTTGTCCGCTGCTGCCGGGCCGCGATCCCCCACCTACGACGGCGCAGCCGGGCAGCGATCGTCAACGTCGGTTCGATCAACGCTCACACCTCTTTGGGAAGTGAGCCCTACTCCGCGGCCAAGGCCGGGGTAGTCTCCTTGACCACCAATCTTGCGCTCTCCCTCGGGCCCGGCCACATCCGAGTGAACGGTGTAGCCCCTGGCACCATCAGGACCCGAGTCTGGGACGACCAAGAAGGTGGCGCCGACCGACTGCAGCCGCTGTACCCGCTGGGCCGAGTAGGTGAGCCCGACGACATCGCGGCAGCCGTCGCGTTCCTCGCCTCGGACGACGCCGCCTGGATCACCGGCCACACCCTGCCCGTCGACGGAGGTTTCCTCACCAACCACTGA
- a CDS encoding dihydrofolate reductase family protein yields MRPLRYSINVSLDGCCHHEAGLPPDEESMHYWTAQVERADALLYGRVTYEMMESAWRKPATGRWPDWMGEWDIPFAETIDRAKKHVVSSTLNEVDWNAELVRGDLREAVQRLKQEPGEGLSVGGVTLPLALADLGLIDEYEFVVHPVLAGHGPTLLAGLRERIQLELVDRHEFRSGAVAIRCRPALIAG; encoded by the coding sequence GTGAGACCACTCCGATACTCGATCAACGTCTCGCTAGACGGCTGCTGCCACCACGAGGCAGGGCTCCCCCCGGACGAGGAGTCGATGCACTACTGGACCGCTCAGGTGGAACGGGCCGATGCCCTGCTCTACGGTCGGGTGACCTACGAGATGATGGAGTCCGCGTGGCGGAAGCCAGCCACTGGCAGGTGGCCTGACTGGATGGGTGAGTGGGACATCCCGTTCGCCGAGACGATCGACCGGGCGAAGAAGCACGTCGTCTCGAGCACGTTGAACGAGGTCGATTGGAACGCCGAGCTGGTGCGAGGCGACCTGCGGGAAGCGGTTCAGCGGCTCAAACAGGAGCCAGGCGAGGGGCTGTCGGTGGGTGGCGTGACGCTGCCCTTGGCGTTGGCAGATCTGGGACTGATCGACGAGTACGAGTTCGTCGTGCACCCGGTACTTGCCGGACACGGTCCCACACTGCTCGCCGGGCTGCGCGAGCGCATCCAACTCGAGCTCGTGGATCGCCATGAGTTCCGGTCCGGAGCTGTCGCCATACGCTGCCGGCCCGCGCTCATCGCCGGTTGA
- a CDS encoding nitronate monooxygenase yields MIDLDVPVVQAPMAGGPSTPALAAAVSNAGGLGFLAAGYKTPGAVLTDITATRELTRRPFGVNVFAPSGRPADRGTIDRYADCLRSQAAALGVALGDPRFDDDYYEQKVELLAQARVAVVSFTFGCPTRSVVQRLQQVGASVWVTVTDPREAFLAAAAGADALVVQGVEAGGHRGSFVDTDDHEDYGILALLSLIPRRVDLPLVAAGGIATGPALAGVLAGGATAAALGTAFLRCPEAGTTAPHRDAVTQPRPTGLTRAFSGRLARGLVNTFQTEHTTIAPIAYPELHHLTAPLRARARENGDAERISLWAGQAHEFAEATPAGQLVVELAQEAAAAITRANHRLK; encoded by the coding sequence GTGATCGATCTCGACGTGCCGGTCGTGCAGGCCCCGATGGCGGGAGGCCCGTCGACGCCGGCACTTGCTGCCGCCGTGTCGAACGCCGGCGGACTCGGCTTCCTCGCTGCCGGTTACAAGACCCCCGGGGCAGTGCTCACCGACATCACCGCCACCCGTGAGCTGACCCGACGGCCGTTCGGCGTCAACGTCTTTGCACCCTCCGGCCGTCCAGCCGACCGCGGCACCATCGATCGCTACGCCGACTGTCTCCGCAGTCAAGCCGCCGCTCTTGGCGTCGCGCTGGGCGACCCACGGTTCGACGACGACTACTACGAGCAGAAGGTCGAGTTGCTCGCCCAAGCGCGGGTGGCGGTCGTCTCCTTCACCTTTGGCTGTCCGACCCGCTCGGTGGTGCAGCGGCTCCAGCAGGTTGGGGCTTCGGTTTGGGTGACCGTCACCGATCCGCGGGAGGCTTTCCTCGCGGCCGCCGCCGGCGCGGACGCACTCGTCGTCCAGGGAGTCGAAGCGGGCGGACACCGGGGTTCCTTCGTCGACACAGACGACCACGAGGACTACGGGATCCTCGCCCTGCTCAGCTTGATCCCGCGCCGGGTCGACCTGCCGCTGGTCGCCGCTGGCGGCATCGCCACCGGCCCCGCTCTGGCGGGCGTCCTTGCAGGGGGCGCGACAGCAGCCGCTCTCGGCACCGCTTTCCTCCGCTGCCCCGAAGCGGGCACCACCGCACCCCACCGGGACGCGGTCACTCAGCCTCGTCCGACCGGGCTGACGCGAGCGTTCTCCGGCCGTCTCGCCCGCGGGCTGGTCAACACCTTCCAAACCGAGCACACGACAATCGCCCCCATCGCCTACCCGGAGCTACACCACCTGACCGCGCCATTGCGCGCCCGGGCCCGCGAGAACGGGGACGCGGAACGGATCAGCCTGTGGGCAGGGCAAGCACACGAATTCGCCGAAGCGACCCCCGCCGGGCAGTTGGTGGTCGAGCTGGCCCAAGAGGCGGCAGCCGCAATCACCCGAGCCAACCACCGCCTCAAGTAG
- a CDS encoding class I SAM-dependent methyltransferase: MEAAPQRRLRSLLDVGTGTGFVVEALRSSFDDVIGIDVDPDLLQVALRSVPPGPGQRLKFLEWSAEEFRPPEGWRADLVTICRTFHWLDRPAVLARLDEYVAADRLVAIFGDNSIWAANAPWKSEIKAVLADFLGEQRRAGDGTYERPRPYTDDLEGSPFSSWSQVTVPVRRERTLESVIGYLHSTSFAAPRLFGDRMEAFDQAPRERLPAHMRGDVFVDENEFNILLAKRP, translated from the coding sequence ATCGAGGCAGCACCGCAGCGTCGTCTTCGCAGCCTGCTGGACGTCGGAACTGGAACCGGCTTCGTCGTCGAGGCCCTGCGCTCCAGCTTCGATGACGTCATCGGTATCGACGTTGACCCCGACCTGCTGCAGGTCGCGCTCCGCTCGGTGCCGCCCGGTCCTGGGCAGCGGCTGAAGTTCCTGGAGTGGAGCGCCGAGGAGTTCCGGCCACCAGAAGGATGGCGTGCCGATCTGGTCACCATCTGCCGGACCTTCCACTGGCTGGACCGACCAGCAGTCCTCGCCCGCCTGGACGAGTACGTCGCCGCGGACCGGCTGGTGGCGATCTTCGGTGACAACAGCATCTGGGCGGCGAACGCGCCGTGGAAGAGCGAGATCAAGGCTGTCCTCGCGGACTTCCTCGGAGAGCAACGCCGCGCCGGCGACGGCACCTATGAGCGGCCCCGCCCCTACACAGACGATCTCGAGGGGTCCCCGTTCTCCTCGTGGTCCCAGGTGACGGTGCCGGTACGCAGGGAGAGGACGCTTGAGAGTGTGATCGGGTACCTGCACTCGACCTCCTTCGCTGCGCCGCGTCTGTTCGGCGACAGAATGGAGGCGTTCGACCAGGCTCCTCGAGAGCGGCTTCCCGCGCACATGAGGGGGGACGTCTTCGTCGATGAGAACGAGTTCAACATCTTGCTGGCCAAGAGACCCTGA
- a CDS encoding DUF664 domain-containing protein: protein MSDVDADPPWEPPLAGSEVEHLLGALDRQRWTFRWKADGLSTAGLELRVGSSALTLGGLLKHLAAVEELGSAWQLAGEEPVWPTDPGRWRTQEGWDETFDPQGATPAELYALYDIAVERARRRFAEALARGGLDQSVHSSTPDGQHANLRRLLFDKVEEYARHTGHADLLREAVDGRVGEDPPNDWRPY from the coding sequence ATGAGTGACGTCGACGCCGACCCTCCATGGGAGCCACCGCTGGCTGGTTCTGAGGTCGAGCATCTTCTCGGGGCGTTGGACCGTCAGCGGTGGACCTTCCGTTGGAAGGCTGACGGTCTTAGTACCGCGGGCCTGGAGTTGCGTGTTGGGTCCTCGGCGCTGACCTTGGGTGGTCTGCTGAAGCATTTGGCAGCCGTCGAGGAGCTGGGAAGCGCCTGGCAGCTGGCTGGCGAGGAGCCGGTCTGGCCCACCGATCCCGGTCGCTGGAGGACGCAGGAAGGCTGGGACGAGACGTTCGACCCGCAGGGTGCCACACCGGCCGAGTTGTACGCCCTCTACGACATAGCCGTGGAACGAGCTCGCCGGCGCTTCGCCGAGGCCCTGGCCCGTGGGGGCCTCGATCAGAGTGTGCACTCGTCCACGCCAGACGGCCAGCACGCGAACCTGCGCCGGCTGCTGTTCGACAAGGTGGAGGAGTACGCCCGTCACACCGGGCATGCTGATCTGCTGCGAGAGGCTGTGGATGGTCGGGTTGGCGAGGACCCGCCGAACGATTGGCGACCGTATTGA
- a CDS encoding dihydrofolate reductase family protein: MIAGDDPHTLHEWNVRTLRMPATVISSTLQDTLGWPDATIVSGDALGIVSRLKEESDVPLRSQASLSLNWALMAAGLVDRLQVTIFPVISGRTGTSPILGGAADFDLELLESRTLDGDTVELVYRPTLH; the protein is encoded by the coding sequence ATGATCGCGGGCGACGACCCCCACACGCTCCACGAGTGGAACGTCCGGACACTGCGCATGCCGGCGACCGTGATCTCCTCGACCTTGCAGGACACCCTGGGGTGGCCGGACGCGACCATCGTGAGCGGTGACGCGTTGGGCATCGTCAGCCGGCTGAAGGAGGAGTCCGACGTGCCACTGCGCTCTCAGGCCAGCCTGTCGCTGAACTGGGCCCTGATGGCCGCCGGTCTGGTTGACCGCCTGCAGGTGACGATCTTCCCGGTGATCTCCGGACGGACCGGAACCAGCCCCATTCTTGGTGGCGCGGCCGACTTCGACCTCGAACTGCTCGAGAGCAGGACACTCGACGGCGACACCGTAGAGCTCGTCTACCGCCCTACCCTCCACTGA
- a CDS encoding RNA polymerase sigma factor codes for MFTSKSESRGNAADDLTLPASFEAFYREHLPFIRSYLARRVEDPFVVADLTADVFLQVIRSAPNYRPGLGSPRAWLTGIARHCLADHSQSLARHSATVQQLQGRRLLDEDSAERIVQRIAAEAGARTVLLAIAELPPTLRSVVELVAVDGLALTDAATLLRISPGAARVRYHRARRLLQTTTAVQLHEVTS; via the coding sequence ATGTTCACGTCGAAGAGCGAGTCCCGGGGCAATGCCGCGGATGACCTGACGCTGCCGGCCTCCTTCGAAGCGTTCTACCGCGAGCATCTACCGTTCATCCGTTCCTACCTGGCCCGCAGGGTGGAGGACCCCTTCGTGGTCGCCGACCTCACCGCCGATGTGTTTCTCCAGGTGATCCGCTCCGCACCCAACTACCGGCCCGGGCTTGGCTCGCCACGGGCATGGCTGACAGGAATTGCCCGCCACTGCCTGGCTGACCACAGCCAGTCGCTCGCCCGTCACAGCGCAACAGTGCAACAGCTGCAGGGGCGGCGACTCCTAGACGAGGATTCCGCCGAACGCATCGTGCAACGCATCGCCGCCGAAGCCGGAGCCCGGACCGTCCTCCTCGCTATCGCCGAGCTTCCCCCCACACTCCGCAGTGTCGTCGAGCTGGTCGCCGTCGATGGTCTGGCGCTGACTGACGCTGCCACCCTCCTCCGCATCAGCCCCGGCGCCGCCCGAGTCCGCTACCACCGAGCCCGTCGACTCCTCCAAACCACCACCGCCGTCCAACTGCACGAGGTGACCTCATGA
- a CDS encoding DedA family protein has translation MTTLELTGLLGWAERVITALGEWGVGLLVLLETVFPPLPSEVILPLAGFLTAQGAISLPLVVVAATLGAWSGALVLYALGARLGLERSIRVLARLPLVEREDFERASAWFERHGRASIFFGRLIPGVRSLISLPAGAARMPLPVFTVFTLAGSGVWNALLIGAGAALGGSYGTVARYADVLNYVVYAALAALVAWLVVRRVRRGRAGTGERLQEG, from the coding sequence GTGACCACCCTGGAGCTGACCGGCCTGCTCGGCTGGGCCGAGCGGGTCATCACCGCGCTGGGGGAGTGGGGTGTCGGGCTGCTCGTGCTGCTGGAGACGGTGTTCCCGCCGCTGCCGAGTGAGGTGATCCTGCCGTTGGCCGGGTTCCTGACCGCGCAGGGGGCGATCAGCCTGCCGCTGGTCGTCGTCGCGGCCACCCTCGGTGCGTGGTCGGGCGCCCTGGTGCTCTACGCCCTCGGGGCGCGGCTGGGACTCGAGCGCTCGATCCGGGTGCTCGCGAGACTGCCCCTGGTCGAGCGCGAGGACTTCGAGCGGGCCTCTGCCTGGTTCGAGCGGCACGGCCGGGCCTCCATCTTCTTCGGCCGGCTCATCCCGGGCGTGCGCAGCCTCATCTCGCTGCCGGCCGGTGCGGCGCGGATGCCGCTGCCGGTGTTCACCGTCTTCACCCTCGCCGGCAGCGGGGTCTGGAACGCACTGCTGATCGGCGCCGGCGCTGCCCTCGGCGGCAGCTACGGCACCGTCGCCCGGTACGCCGACGTCCTCAACTACGTCGTCTACGCCGCGCTGGCCGCCCTGGTGGCCTGGCTCGTGGTCCGTCGGGTCAGGCGTGGTCGTGCCGGCACCGGGGAGCGTCTGCAGGAGGGTTGA